One genomic segment of Myxococcales bacterium includes these proteins:
- the rseP gene encoding RIP metalloprotease RseP yields the protein MELVYFALLIGGLIFIHEFGHFALAKVFGVKVLTFSIGFGPKLLRLRGRETEYCLSVLPFGGFVKMLEEGKGAGPIPPEDRSRTFEAQSLYKRVLIVVAGPAMNLLFPILLYGAVFLEHRSLPPAVVGVVFPGMPAEGKLQPGDRVEAIDGDEVRTYPDVQRLLSGKAGRAVKLVVTREGRELEVVLTPVRVARDREREIEESADVLGFLPGLPAPTVGVPATDSPAYRAGLRSFDRVVSVGGTRISTMEELTQLLSANRGDTVTLSYLRPVPVLAQGGLFDLAVMEPGVATLTPLPRPAPVEGGVLRERDVLDRVGIESSEMFVAFVPEGSSEWKAGLRAGDRITHLDGKPQRLWLAMKDELKRGASQMRELRWTREGEPKRGFFQLRREGWQDEYGQSYERYVFRTTSWAPRHVELVPNPNPVLYALRSAIEETGSVIRFISVGFVRILQGKISLRSVSGPITLYDVAGQAGAKGTTYFVWAMAVISINLGLVNLLPIPVLDGGHLVFLGLEALKKRPVSMRAREIASLVGMSMLALLMLLAFKNDVERRWELILGQLRDLFG from the coding sequence GTGGAACTCGTCTACTTTGCGCTCCTCATCGGGGGCCTGATTTTCATCCACGAGTTTGGCCACTTTGCCTTGGCCAAGGTGTTCGGGGTCAAGGTCCTCACGTTTTCCATCGGCTTCGGGCCGAAGCTCCTAAGGCTTCGGGGGCGTGAGACGGAGTATTGCCTGAGCGTCTTGCCCTTCGGCGGCTTCGTCAAGATGCTCGAAGAAGGCAAGGGCGCTGGGCCCATTCCGCCGGAGGACCGCAGCCGCACCTTCGAGGCCCAGTCGCTCTACAAGCGCGTGCTCATCGTGGTCGCGGGCCCGGCGATGAACCTGCTCTTCCCCATCCTCCTTTACGGGGCCGTCTTCCTCGAGCACCGCTCGCTGCCGCCGGCCGTCGTGGGCGTCGTCTTTCCTGGCATGCCCGCTGAGGGCAAGCTCCAACCGGGCGACCGCGTCGAGGCCATCGACGGCGACGAGGTGCGGACCTATCCCGATGTGCAGCGGCTCCTCTCGGGCAAGGCGGGGCGCGCCGTCAAGCTCGTGGTGACCCGCGAAGGCCGCGAGCTTGAGGTCGTGCTCACGCCGGTGCGGGTGGCCCGCGATCGCGAGCGCGAGATCGAGGAGTCGGCGGACGTGCTCGGCTTCTTGCCCGGCCTGCCGGCGCCGACCGTCGGCGTGCCGGCGACCGACTCTCCGGCGTATCGCGCGGGCCTCCGCTCCTTCGATCGCGTGGTCTCTGTGGGCGGGACGCGCATCAGCACGATGGAGGAGCTCACGCAGCTCCTCTCGGCCAACCGAGGCGACACCGTCACGCTGTCTTATCTGCGACCCGTCCCGGTCCTCGCGCAAGGTGGGCTCTTCGATCTCGCGGTGATGGAGCCAGGCGTCGCCACGTTGACACCGCTCCCGCGGCCCGCACCCGTGGAGGGCGGCGTTTTGCGCGAGCGCGACGTCCTCGATCGCGTCGGCATCGAGAGCTCGGAGATGTTCGTGGCCTTCGTGCCCGAGGGCTCGAGCGAGTGGAAAGCGGGCCTCCGCGCAGGGGATCGCATCACGCACCTCGACGGGAAGCCGCAGCGGCTCTGGCTCGCCATGAAGGACGAGCTGAAGCGCGGCGCCAGTCAGATGCGGGAGCTCCGCTGGACGCGCGAGGGCGAGCCCAAGCGAGGCTTCTTTCAGCTTCGCCGCGAGGGCTGGCAAGACGAATACGGGCAGAGCTACGAGCGCTACGTCTTCCGTACGACCTCTTGGGCGCCGCGCCACGTGGAGCTCGTGCCGAACCCGAACCCGGTCCTCTATGCCCTTCGGAGTGCCATCGAGGAGACGGGCAGCGTCATTCGCTTCATCAGCGTCGGCTTCGTCCGGATTCTCCAAGGCAAGATCAGCCTTCGCTCGGTGAGCGGCCCCATCACGCTCTACGACGTGGCCGGCCAAGCGGGCGCCAAGGGCACCACGTATTTCGTCTGGGCCATGGCCGTCATCTCCATCAACCTTGGCCTCGTGAACCTCTTGCCGATCCCGGTCCTCGACGGCGGGCACCTCGTATTCCTCGGTCTCGAGGCCCTAAAGAAGCGCCCCGTCAGCATGCGCGCTCGAGAGATCGCGAGCCTCGTCGGCATGAGCATGTTGGCGCTGCTCATGCTTCTGGCCTTCAAGAACGACGTCGAGCGGCGCTGGGAGCTCATCTTGGGGCAGCTCCGCGATCTGTTTGGTTAG
- a CDS encoding sigma-70 family RNA polymerase sigma factor, which translates to MGQGGVGAGLVDRLGRADLALPLEAAFEELVAVAAASWPSLTLDLRALEAHVATLIATATAPDVALLALHADVALAEAALRNDTAALAELDGLVTRAAARAALRGATPDELAQRVREELLVPGPERPAKLSQYSGRGPLAAWLRVLVTRTALTMQRSESRRTKHHDDDDALARAPALGASPEMAVLRAAYAEPFRAAFREAIALLAPEDRTMLRLHLVDNLGIDRLAPMYGIHRATAARRLVRAKETVLEKTRELLAQRMGLSDSEFTSLVGVMLSGVEVSLSFLDTQR; encoded by the coding sequence ATGGGACAGGGCGGCGTCGGCGCAGGACTCGTGGATCGCCTGGGACGCGCCGACCTCGCGCTGCCGCTCGAGGCCGCCTTCGAGGAGCTCGTGGCCGTGGCGGCCGCTTCGTGGCCTAGCCTCACGCTGGACCTACGGGCCTTGGAGGCGCACGTGGCGACGCTGATCGCGACGGCGACGGCGCCCGACGTCGCGCTCCTCGCTCTTCACGCCGACGTGGCCTTGGCCGAGGCCGCCCTGCGCAACGACACGGCGGCGCTCGCCGAGCTCGATGGCCTCGTGACCCGAGCCGCGGCTCGCGCGGCGCTCCGCGGCGCGACGCCCGACGAGCTGGCGCAGCGCGTGCGGGAAGAGCTCTTGGTGCCCGGCCCCGAGCGGCCCGCGAAGCTCTCCCAATATTCGGGACGCGGCCCGCTCGCCGCGTGGCTCCGCGTCTTGGTGACGAGGACGGCGCTGACGATGCAGCGCTCCGAGTCGCGACGGACGAAGCATCACGACGACGACGACGCGCTTGCGCGAGCGCCGGCGCTCGGCGCGAGCCCTGAGATGGCCGTGCTCCGCGCCGCTTACGCGGAGCCGTTTCGGGCGGCCTTCCGGGAGGCCATCGCGCTCTTGGCACCGGAAGATCGAACGATGTTGCGCCTGCACCTCGTCGACAACCTCGGCATCGATCGGCTCGCGCCGATGTACGGCATCCATCGGGCCACGGCGGCCCGAAGGCTTGTCCGGGCCAAGGAGACCGTGCTCGAAAAGACCCGCGAGCTCTTGGCGCAGCGCATGGGCCTTTCGGACTCGGAGTTCACAAGCCTCGTCGGCGTGATGTTGAGCGGCGTCGAGGTGAGCCTCTCGTTCCTTGACACGCAGCGGTAA
- a CDS encoding tetratricopeptide repeat protein, with protein sequence MRRRLAAAAVSALFVLAIAAPSLAAPDGEDAKPKVAELAQRHFRRGVELYDEADFATALVEFRRAYETLPEFRVLYNIGQAEYQLQLYAAALKSFRLYLDQGGERISASRRADVEREVARLEGRVARLHVSGPAGLEVFVDDEHVGQLPLPLPLVVSAGRRRLRTGEGPSGTRLSRTVEVAGGDDVRVDLGTEGSKAASTPKSREPGQAPGPTVAPHVVTWVVTGGLAAGATVTGVLALGASSDLADRRARVPGTVTAAELEAAASKSKDLALATDLLGAAAIAGAGVSLYLTLRPRSPVPPVVVGLAGRSVSMHGRF encoded by the coding sequence ATGAGACGCCGCCTCGCCGCCGCCGCCGTGAGCGCACTCTTTGTCCTCGCCATCGCCGCGCCGTCGCTCGCAGCGCCCGATGGGGAGGACGCGAAGCCTAAGGTTGCCGAGCTGGCGCAGCGCCACTTTCGTCGCGGCGTCGAGCTCTACGACGAAGCGGACTTCGCCACGGCCCTGGTGGAGTTTCGGCGAGCTTACGAGACACTTCCGGAGTTTCGTGTGCTCTACAACATTGGACAAGCGGAGTATCAGCTCCAGCTCTACGCCGCGGCGCTCAAGTCCTTCCGCCTCTACCTCGATCAGGGCGGCGAGCGCATCTCGGCGAGCCGCCGCGCCGACGTCGAACGAGAGGTTGCTCGGCTCGAGGGCCGCGTCGCGAGGCTGCACGTCTCGGGTCCCGCCGGTCTCGAGGTCTTCGTCGATGACGAACATGTGGGCCAGCTCCCGCTGCCCTTGCCGCTCGTCGTCAGCGCTGGCCGAAGGCGCCTCCGGACCGGCGAAGGGCCTTCAGGTACGCGGCTCTCTCGGACCGTCGAGGTCGCCGGGGGTGACGACGTTCGCGTGGACCTAGGAACAGAAGGCTCGAAAGCGGCTTCAACGCCAAAGTCGCGCGAGCCTGGGCAGGCGCCGGGGCCGACCGTTGCGCCGCACGTGGTGACCTGGGTCGTCACGGGTGGCCTTGCCGCGGGCGCGACCGTCACGGGGGTCCTCGCGCTCGGCGCTTCGAGCGACCTCGCCGACAGGCGAGCACGAGTGCCGGGCACTGTGACGGCCGCCGAGCTCGAGGCCGCCGCTTCCAAGTCCAAGGATCTCGCGCTCGCGACCGATCTGCTTGGCGCGGCCGCCATCGCCGGCGCCGGCGTGAGCCTCTATTTGACGTTGCGTCCTCGTTCCCCGGTGCCCCCCGTCGTCGTTGGCCTCGCCGGCCGCAGCGTCTCGATGCACGGTCGCTTCTGA
- a CDS encoding protein kinase yields the protein MNALDRSHVHESAILDYIDGGGSARHEVEAHLDVCDECRRLVAELARQATGPWGEGTPTEPRLERALPAPGTLLKGRFRIQRPLGHGAMGMVFEAADEALGGQVAIKVFWPNLSADPRVLDSIRREVSLGRRIVHPNVRRVFDVESSDGVTFLTMELVDGETLEAHLQRETPPPEVAVRILSQICDALGAAHAAGIVHRDLKPGNIALDEKGRVIVMDFGLARDVNAQVSRHQGRGLVGTPAYWSPEQSRGEPATSVSDVYSLGLIAYRLFAGRSFTLEGANLVPPPYRAVVDRCLEQKPQARFPSAAAVKRALERVSGAKGRFARGAAAVAALSLAIAIVSAVTLSRGTSMAASAPLIAARATEAPAVDLPSTGEAAGARHLGAPALEQPAVSVADLPSAKGKPRVRAQRVLDARGEPSPSTAEAAPPTHTNETGESLRQKPVRPKRPIDREDPYASKP from the coding sequence ATGAACGCTCTCGATCGCTCCCACGTCCACGAAAGCGCCATCCTCGACTATATCGACGGTGGCGGCTCGGCTCGCCATGAGGTCGAGGCCCACCTCGATGTCTGCGACGAGTGCCGTCGGCTCGTGGCCGAGTTGGCCCGTCAAGCCACCGGGCCTTGGGGCGAAGGCACGCCCACCGAGCCTCGCCTCGAACGCGCTCTGCCCGCCCCCGGTACGCTGCTCAAGGGACGCTTCCGCATTCAGAGGCCCCTCGGCCACGGCGCCATGGGGATGGTCTTCGAGGCCGCCGATGAAGCGCTCGGCGGGCAAGTCGCCATCAAGGTCTTTTGGCCCAACCTGAGCGCCGATCCGCGCGTGCTCGACTCGATTCGTCGCGAGGTGAGCCTCGGGCGACGCATCGTTCACCCGAACGTGCGGCGCGTTTTCGACGTGGAGTCGAGCGACGGCGTGACGTTCCTGACGATGGAGCTCGTCGACGGCGAAACGCTCGAGGCGCACCTCCAGCGTGAGACCCCGCCGCCCGAGGTGGCGGTTCGCATCCTCAGCCAGATTTGCGACGCCCTCGGCGCGGCGCACGCGGCCGGGATCGTCCATCGCGATCTCAAACCGGGCAACATTGCCCTCGATGAGAAGGGGCGCGTCATCGTGATGGACTTCGGTCTGGCGCGCGACGTCAACGCGCAGGTGAGCCGCCACCAGGGCCGCGGGCTCGTGGGGACGCCGGCCTATTGGTCGCCCGAGCAGTCGCGAGGTGAGCCGGCTACATCGGTCTCCGACGTCTACTCGCTCGGCCTGATCGCCTACCGCCTCTTCGCCGGCCGCTCGTTCACGCTGGAGGGCGCGAACCTCGTGCCGCCGCCTTACCGCGCCGTGGTCGACCGGTGCCTCGAACAAAAGCCGCAAGCGCGGTTCCCATCGGCGGCGGCGGTGAAACGCGCCCTTGAACGGGTGAGCGGCGCAAAGGGCCGCTTCGCGAGGGGGGCCGCTGCCGTCGCCGCGTTGTCGCTCGCGATTGCCATCGTGAGTGCGGTGACGCTCTCTCGTGGCACGTCGATGGCGGCCAGCGCCCCGTTGATCGCGGCGCGGGCCACCGAGGCTCCTGCCGTGGACCTCCCTTCCACGGGCGAGGCGGCGGGCGCGCGACATCTCGGCGCTCCGGCGTTGGAGCAGCCCGCCGTGTCGGTGGCCGACCTTCCCTCGGCCAAGGGCAAACCCCGCGTCCGTGCGCAACGAGTGCTCGACGCCCGCGGCGAGCCGTCCCCATCGACCGCGGAGGCGGCGCCGCCGACGCACACGAACGAGACAGGAGAGAGCCTGAGGCAAAAGCCAGTGCGTCCGAAGCGCCCCATCGACCGCGAAGATCCGTATGCTTCGAAGCCATGA
- a CDS encoding serine/threonine protein kinase, translating to MSKVWLARHVRTGALVAVKTMKEESRGEAARLIREARLARRVVHPNVLRVRELLRAPGGQVALVMDYLVGESLAKNLARGRALPLLVAARLGCGLAAALDATHRAGVVHRDVKPDNVLLAERGSELQATLVDFGVATCAHWSGPGGATDCVGTPSYMAPEQIQGLAVDGRADVFSLGVVLFECLAGLNPFEGVDLVDTFRRTLAPAPSLARFAPSLPAPVIELIDGMLRTDRETRLSNLRHVYDTLLASAHEPAVDVAWLGEASTARWLDVA from the coding sequence ATGAGCAAAGTCTGGTTGGCACGTCACGTGCGAACTGGAGCGCTCGTCGCCGTGAAGACCATGAAGGAAGAGTCGCGCGGCGAGGCGGCGCGACTCATTCGGGAGGCACGGCTCGCGCGTCGCGTGGTCCACCCGAACGTGCTGCGCGTTCGTGAGCTCCTGCGCGCGCCGGGCGGCCAAGTCGCCCTCGTGATGGACTACCTGGTCGGCGAATCGCTCGCGAAGAACCTCGCGCGAGGTCGGGCGCTTCCCCTGCTCGTGGCGGCGCGCCTCGGGTGCGGCCTCGCAGCGGCGCTCGACGCCACGCACCGGGCGGGCGTCGTCCACCGCGACGTGAAGCCCGACAACGTGCTGCTCGCCGAGCGCGGCAGCGAGCTCCAGGCGACGCTCGTCGACTTCGGCGTGGCTACCTGCGCGCACTGGTCCGGCCCCGGCGGCGCAACCGATTGCGTGGGCACGCCGAGCTACATGGCGCCGGAGCAGATCCAGGGACTCGCCGTGGACGGCCGCGCCGACGTGTTCTCTCTCGGCGTGGTGCTCTTCGAATGCCTCGCCGGATTGAACCCCTTCGAAGGCGTCGATCTGGTCGACACCTTCCGACGCACCCTCGCACCGGCACCCTCGTTGGCCCGCTTCGCGCCGTCGCTCCCGGCCCCCGTCATCGAGCTCATTGACGGGATGCTGCGCACCGATCGCGAGACGCGTCTCTCGAACCTGCGCCACGTCTACGACACGCTGCTCGCCTCCGCCCACGAGCCGGCGGTCGACGTCGCCTGGCTCGGCGAGGCCTCGACGGCACGGTGGCTCGACGTCGCGTAG
- a CDS encoding serine/threonine protein kinase: protein MAQKPDPALLGRTIAGKFVVDAAIGGGAMGAVYRARHFALDKDVAIKVMHRDLSRDPAYVARFLREAKAASRIDHPCSVRVIDFGEEPDGLLYLAMELLDGRDLYTVLHDDGPMPPERICDILLQMLAAIAVAHEMGVVHRDIKPENIVVLAGTDDEGKPHDLIKVCDFGVAKITDRRGEKPAVATGPAITTEGLVVGTPEYMSPEQGRGEVLDARSDLYSVGVILYQMLAGKVPFEAESALGIVLKHVTEDPTPPSALRPNVDGALEAICLRALKKKKEERYQTAREMRAELRTALSAHGGSTAPHRSLTAAEAQAAIASRVVVGAGQEEVPQSTADTAVAFDSSAIRAVRPSVPAKSEVPESIPPPPGVRPRWGGILLGALLLAVAGGVFAFLVKAKPTPDKPSPIASASARSVPSVATAMRDPSNVDVSGAPTVDEKGAAKAPDKKPRAVGTKGSAASVDVDGGPLRVASMGGTLNDGGAPAVAFSDGGVALAFADAGSAKWDAKQGNVTVQAVRALGVSPETLRKAVPLTTLVACYRSGLTGKGPRPVPSHMTLHLDANDDGRVNSTTLTGSPPIAKSAGTCVINAMIGKTIGGDGGALVSGDVELVFSVD from the coding sequence ATGGCTCAAAAGCCCGATCCCGCCCTCCTTGGGCGCACCATCGCCGGCAAGTTCGTCGTCGATGCGGCCATCGGGGGCGGAGCCATGGGAGCCGTCTACCGCGCGAGGCATTTCGCCCTCGACAAGGACGTGGCCATCAAGGTCATGCACCGCGATCTCTCGCGCGATCCGGCGTACGTGGCGCGCTTCCTCCGCGAGGCGAAGGCCGCTTCGCGCATCGACCACCCGTGTTCGGTTCGCGTCATCGACTTCGGCGAGGAGCCCGACGGCCTCTTGTACCTCGCCATGGAGCTGCTCGACGGTCGCGACCTCTACACGGTGCTTCACGACGACGGTCCTATGCCGCCGGAGCGCATCTGCGACATCTTGCTCCAGATGCTGGCCGCCATCGCGGTGGCCCACGAGATGGGCGTCGTCCATCGCGACATCAAGCCAGAAAACATCGTCGTGCTTGCTGGCACCGACGACGAAGGCAAGCCCCACGATCTCATCAAGGTCTGCGACTTCGGCGTCGCCAAGATCACCGATCGGCGTGGTGAGAAGCCCGCCGTCGCGACGGGACCAGCCATCACGACCGAGGGGCTCGTCGTTGGGACGCCCGAATACATGTCGCCGGAGCAGGGCCGCGGCGAGGTGCTCGACGCGCGGAGCGATCTCTATTCGGTCGGCGTCATTCTCTACCAGATGCTCGCCGGCAAGGTGCCCTTCGAGGCCGAGAGCGCCTTGGGCATCGTGCTCAAGCACGTGACCGAAGACCCAACGCCTCCTTCGGCGCTACGGCCCAACGTCGATGGCGCGCTCGAGGCCATTTGTCTCCGAGCGCTGAAGAAGAAGAAGGAGGAGCGGTACCAGACGGCGCGCGAGATGCGCGCGGAGCTCCGCACGGCCCTCTCGGCGCATGGCGGCTCAACGGCGCCGCACCGAAGCCTCACGGCCGCGGAAGCGCAAGCGGCCATCGCCTCGCGCGTCGTCGTCGGCGCGGGGCAAGAAGAGGTGCCGCAGAGCACCGCCGACACCGCGGTGGCCTTCGACTCGTCGGCCATTCGCGCCGTTCGTCCGAGCGTGCCAGCGAAGAGCGAGGTGCCCGAATCGATTCCGCCACCGCCGGGCGTCCGGCCCCGTTGGGGTGGCATCCTGCTCGGGGCGCTGCTCCTCGCCGTGGCCGGCGGCGTCTTCGCGTTTTTGGTGAAGGCGAAGCCGACTCCGGACAAACCGAGCCCCATCGCCAGCGCGTCGGCGAGGTCGGTGCCCTCCGTGGCCACCGCGATGCGCGACCCGTCGAACGTGGACGTGTCGGGCGCACCGACGGTCGATGAGAAGGGCGCGGCGAAAGCGCCCGACAAGAAGCCGAGGGCCGTGGGAACGAAGGGCTCCGCGGCCTCCGTCGACGTGGATGGCGGCCCGCTTCGCGTCGCGTCGATGGGAGGGACCTTGAATGACGGCGGCGCGCCTGCCGTCGCGTTCTCCGACGGTGGCGTGGCGCTCGCTTTCGCCGACGCGGGGTCGGCCAAGTGGGACGCAAAACAAGGCAACGTGACGGTGCAAGCCGTGAGAGCGCTCGGCGTCAGCCCCGAGACGCTTCGAAAGGCTGTGCCGCTGACCACCTTGGTGGCCTGCTATCGTAGTGGCCTCACCGGCAAGGGCCCGCGCCCCGTCCCGTCTCACATGACCTTGCACCTCGACGCCAACGACGACGGGCGCGTCAATAGCACCACGCTCACGGGCTCGCCGCCCATCGCGAAGAGCGCGGGCACCTGCGTCATCAACGCGATGATCGGGAAGACCATCGGTGGGGACGGCGGAGCGCTCGTCTCTGGTGATGTCGAGTTGGTCTTCAGCGTCGACTGA